Proteins encoded together in one Chryseobacterium taklimakanense window:
- a CDS encoding alpha-ketoacid dehydrogenase subunit alpha/beta has translation MNTKIKETVSQDILLKAYNHMMLAKAMADIYEENRSVCKYVHSTSRGHEAIQLATAYHLKKDDWVSPYYRDESLLLGIGFQPYQLMLQLLAKADDPFSGGRSYYSHPSSKDGNLPKIIHQSSATGMQAIPTTGVAQGLKYLQEFNLKTFSENPVVVCSLGDNSVTEGEVSEAFQFAALHQLPIIFLVQDNEWGISVTKEEARTADAYEFVAGFTGLERMRIDGTNFAEAFEGMEKAFDFVRNEQKPMVVCAKTVLIGHHTSGVRREFYRDEEDLAKHRAKDPGDILRNILLDEGFDEELLKQITKKARIEAEEAFQKAQSAPDPSPESVTEHVFAPTPVTEETGSRVPADANAKEKIVMVDAAIHAIQELMYKHPEAVLYGQDVGARIGGVFRETVTLGNKFGAKRVFNTAIQEAYIIGSTVGMSAVGLKPIVEVQFADYIYPGINQLITEISKSCYLSNGKYPVSNIIRVPTGAYGGGGPYHSGSVESIISNIKGIKVAYPSNAADFKGLLKAAYYDPNPVVMLEHKGLYWSKVPGTENAKTVEPAEDYILPFGKANIIKEADKTETEKGRTLVIVTYGMGVYWAKEAAKSFEGRVEIIDLRTLVPLDEKLVFERVKLHGKCLVLTEEQLNNSFAEAFAHRISKNCFKYLDLPVETMGSLDLPAVPINLILEKEMLPNADKVSEKIKEMLSH, from the coding sequence ATGAATACGAAGATTAAAGAGACTGTATCACAGGACATTTTACTAAAAGCCTACAACCATATGATGCTTGCCAAAGCGATGGCAGACATCTACGAGGAAAACCGCAGTGTGTGCAAATATGTTCACAGCACCTCACGCGGCCACGAAGCCATTCAGCTGGCTACAGCTTACCATCTAAAAAAAGATGACTGGGTTTCGCCATACTACCGCGACGAAAGCTTGCTGCTTGGCATCGGATTTCAACCATACCAGCTGATGCTCCAGCTTCTGGCGAAAGCAGACGACCCGTTTTCCGGGGGACGTTCGTATTATTCTCATCCTTCGAGCAAGGACGGGAATTTACCAAAAATAATCCATCAGAGTTCAGCGACCGGAATGCAGGCGATTCCTACAACCGGTGTGGCACAGGGTTTAAAATATCTTCAGGAATTTAATCTTAAAACATTCAGTGAAAATCCCGTTGTGGTTTGTTCGCTGGGGGACAATTCCGTGACAGAAGGTGAAGTTTCTGAGGCGTTCCAGTTTGCTGCACTTCATCAGCTGCCGATTATTTTCCTGGTTCAGGATAACGAATGGGGGATTTCGGTAACCAAAGAGGAAGCACGAACCGCAGATGCCTATGAATTTGTAGCCGGATTTACCGGTCTGGAAAGAATGAGGATTGACGGCACCAATTTCGCCGAAGCCTTTGAAGGTATGGAAAAAGCTTTCGATTTTGTAAGAAACGAACAAAAACCGATGGTGGTGTGTGCAAAAACCGTACTCATCGGGCATCACACTTCCGGCGTTAGGCGCGAATTCTACCGAGATGAAGAGGATTTGGCCAAACACAGGGCAAAAGATCCAGGAGATATCCTGAGAAACATCTTGCTCGACGAAGGTTTTGACGAAGAACTCCTGAAACAGATCACAAAAAAAGCACGCATCGAGGCTGAGGAAGCTTTTCAAAAAGCTCAAAGCGCACCAGATCCGTCTCCCGAAAGTGTAACTGAACACGTTTTTGCTCCAACACCAGTAACCGAAGAAACCGGAAGCAGGGTTCCTGCAGATGCCAATGCAAAAGAAAAAATCGTGATGGTGGATGCCGCGATACACGCCATACAGGAACTGATGTACAAGCATCCGGAAGCCGTTTTGTACGGCCAGGATGTGGGCGCCAGAATCGGCGGTGTGTTCCGCGAGACGGTTACTTTGGGAAACAAATTTGGCGCTAAGAGAGTTTTCAACACGGCCATTCAGGAAGCTTATATCATTGGGTCTACGGTCGGTATGAGCGCCGTTGGACTGAAACCGATTGTGGAGGTACAGTTTGCGGACTATATTTATCCCGGAATCAACCAACTGATTACAGAAATATCCAAATCCTGCTATTTAAGCAACGGAAAATATCCGGTAAGCAACATCATCCGAGTTCCAACGGGAGCTTACGGAGGTGGCGGCCCGTACCACAGCGGCAGTGTAGAAAGCATCATTTCAAATATAAAAGGAATAAAAGTCGCATACCCGAGCAACGCGGCAGACTTCAAAGGTTTGCTGAAAGCTGCGTACTACGACCCGAATCCTGTAGTAATGCTGGAGCATAAAGGTCTGTACTGGAGCAAAGTACCCGGCACCGAAAACGCTAAAACAGTAGAACCGGCGGAAGATTATATTTTACCGTTCGGAAAAGCTAACATCATCAAAGAAGCCGATAAAACGGAAACGGAAAAAGGCAGAACTTTGGTCATTGTTACTTACGGAATGGGCGTTTACTGGGCGAAAGAAGCTGCAAAATCATTTGAAGGCAGAGTTGAAATCATTGATCTAAGAACATTAGTTCCACTTGATGAAAAACTTGTTTTTGAAAGGGTAAAACTTCACGGGAAATGCTTAGTTCTCACCGAAGAACAACTTAACAATTCCTTTGCAGAAGCTTTTGCACACCGTATTTCCAAAAACTGCTTCAAATATCTGGATTTACCGGTTGAAACTATGGGTTCGCTAGATTTACCGGCAGTACCGATCAACTTAATTTTAGAAAAGGAAATGCTTCCCAACGCGGACAAGGTTTCTGAGAAAATAAAGGAAATGCTAAGTCATTAA
- a CDS encoding calcineurin-like phosphoesterase C-terminal domain-containing protein, whose amino-acid sequence MKFKLIFPAVLISAFAIAQSSVSGYVYHDRNNNSIKDRNEKGIANVAVSNGVEVTKTDENGRYSLPLSGDNLVFVIKPSGYQTKIGSHNLPEFYYNFKPQGSPDNFKYKGVSPTGALPKEVNFPLYAKQEQKDFQILVFGDPQPYSEKEIDYFKRGIVNEVKNNKKNAVFGISLGDLVGDDLSLHQSYKNAVKEIGIPWYNVMGNHDMNYEAKEDKYSDETFEANFGPNNYAFNYGNVHFLILDDILYPDPRDGKGYWGGFREDQLKFIENDLKLVDKNKLIVLSFHIQMKPEREGDDHFRMEDRQKLFDILKPFENVLMMSAHTHKQTQIFYGKGDGWEGVKNLHELNMGTTSGDWYSGTVDELGVPVSVMRDGTYRGYSFVNFKDNKYSIDYKVAGKPEDFMIQLHVPQVISQTRSSARIFANFFTGAENDVVEYRIDGGDWKKMEFMKTIDPAYMLSVFKWDTATELYQGRRPSNPEPSNHIWSAGFPKNLKIGKHKVEVRATDMYGKTFYAGKEFAVQNLNFIP is encoded by the coding sequence ATGAAATTTAAATTAATCTTTCCGGCTGTCTTAATTTCAGCTTTTGCCATAGCGCAGTCTTCCGTTTCGGGATATGTTTACCACGACCGTAACAACAATTCGATAAAAGACCGAAACGAAAAAGGTATCGCCAATGTGGCGGTATCAAACGGTGTTGAGGTGACAAAAACAGATGAAAACGGGCGTTATTCGCTGCCGCTTTCTGGTGATAATCTCGTATTTGTGATAAAACCAAGCGGTTATCAAACCAAAATTGGAAGCCATAACCTGCCTGAGTTTTATTATAATTTTAAACCTCAGGGTTCACCGGATAATTTCAAGTATAAAGGTGTATCGCCTACCGGCGCATTGCCAAAAGAGGTGAATTTTCCGCTGTATGCAAAACAGGAGCAAAAAGATTTCCAGATTCTGGTTTTTGGCGATCCGCAACCTTACAGTGAAAAGGAAATTGATTATTTCAAAAGAGGAATTGTCAATGAAGTAAAAAACAATAAGAAAAATGCGGTTTTCGGAATCAGTTTGGGTGACCTAGTTGGTGATGACCTTAGCCTCCACCAATCCTATAAAAATGCGGTGAAGGAAATCGGTATTCCTTGGTACAATGTCATGGGCAACCACGACATGAATTACGAAGCGAAGGAAGATAAATATTCGGATGAAACATTCGAGGCTAATTTTGGACCCAACAATTATGCATTCAATTATGGGAACGTGCATTTCCTGATCCTGGATGATATTCTGTATCCGGACCCGCGCGATGGCAAAGGTTATTGGGGCGGTTTCCGCGAAGATCAGCTTAAATTTATAGAAAATGACCTCAAACTGGTTGATAAAAACAAGCTTATTGTACTGTCATTCCACATCCAGATGAAACCGGAGCGTGAAGGCGATGACCATTTCAGAATGGAGGACAGGCAAAAACTGTTCGATATTTTAAAACCGTTTGAAAATGTACTGATGATGTCGGCTCACACCCACAAGCAAACCCAGATTTTCTATGGCAAGGGCGATGGCTGGGAAGGTGTGAAAAACCTGCACGAACTCAATATGGGTACCACTTCCGGCGACTGGTATTCCGGTACGGTGGATGAATTGGGCGTTCCGGTGTCGGTCATGCGGGACGGTACCTACAGGGGTTATTCTTTCGTGAATTTTAAAGACAACAAATACAGCATTGATTACAAAGTAGCCGGTAAGCCTGAAGATTTCATGATTCAGCTTCACGTGCCGCAGGTCATCTCACAGACCAGAAGTTCAGCGCGTATATTTGCAAACTTTTTTACCGGTGCTGAAAATGACGTGGTGGAATACAGAATCGACGGTGGCGACTGGAAAAAAATGGAGTTCATGAAAACCATTGATCCGGCTTATATGCTTTCTGTGTTTAAATGGGATACAGCCACTGAGCTGTACCAGGGCAGAAGGCCTTCAAACCCGGAACCTTCAAATCATATCTGGAGTGCCGGTTTCCCAAAAAATCTGAAAATTGGCAAACATAAGGTGGAAGTAAGAGCCACCGATATGTACGGTAAAACTTTTTATGCAGGCAAGGAATTTGCTGTTCAGAATCTCAATTTTATTCCATAA
- a CDS encoding glycerophosphodiester phosphodiesterase: protein MKTLLVTLIFSSVFYNAQTRIIAHRGYWKTENSAQNSVSSLRNAQQQQFYGSEFDVRMSKDGKLVVNHDEHINGLEISETSFSKLRTQKLKNGEKIPTFAKYLKAGRKVPAVKLIVELKPAKSVELENKLVQKALKEVEKYGVGAQCEFISFSLNICKELKKLQPSATVQYLNGDLTPQQLKDLGIDGFDYNFKILQKNPAWISEAKNLGLITNSWTVNDETVYLELKNAGIDFITTDIPTQLKNK from the coding sequence ATGAAAACACTTTTGGTAACACTGATTTTCAGCTCAGTATTTTATAATGCCCAAACCAGGATCATTGCGCACCGCGGATACTGGAAGACTGAAAATTCTGCGCAGAATTCTGTTTCCTCACTCAGGAACGCCCAGCAGCAGCAATTTTACGGGTCAGAATTTGATGTCAGGATGTCTAAAGACGGCAAGTTGGTTGTGAATCATGATGAGCATATCAACGGCTTGGAAATTTCTGAAACCAGTTTTTCAAAACTCAGAACTCAAAAACTGAAAAACGGTGAAAAAATTCCAACTTTTGCTAAATATTTGAAAGCCGGAAGAAAAGTACCGGCTGTGAAGCTGATTGTAGAATTAAAGCCTGCAAAATCTGTAGAACTGGAAAATAAACTGGTTCAAAAAGCTTTGAAAGAAGTCGAAAAATACGGAGTTGGGGCGCAGTGCGAATTCATTTCTTTCAGCTTGAATATTTGCAAAGAACTTAAAAAGCTTCAGCCCAGTGCAACGGTGCAGTATCTTAACGGAGACCTGACGCCGCAACAGCTTAAAGATTTGGGAATTGACGGTTTTGATTATAATTTTAAAATTCTTCAGAAAAATCCAGCCTGGATTTCAGAAGCAAAAAATCTCGGATTGATTACCAATTCCTGGACCGTCAATGATGAGACTGTTTACCTTGAACTGAAAAATGCGGGAATTGATTTTATTACGACAGATATTCCCACTCAATTAAAAAATAAATAA
- a CDS encoding SusD/RagB family nutrient-binding outer membrane lipoprotein, translated as MKKNIVKILLAAALLNAAYSCTRDFEELNLDTSKVLEVQSGQLLNPALFEMASQAYLRANDFTFDVMQYSLDFPNEGNTYSRYYLTENSGVGYWNHSYKWLKQIREMLILAEKEGDNNNKAVALVLQSWGYANLTDSFGDIPFTEANALDEEIRKPKFDKQKDVYLKLLNDLDAANKLFNTAEKLKGHDQLYSAETDAAGILKWKKFCNTLSLRLLLRILDRDGEIDVKNRIKRIVNNPAEYPIFQNNTESAFVKASGTAPFDAPIARPQDFTTGRAAADFFVRYLNDTKDPRLSKFFSKARDLNNKDIGYKGIPSGYKAGTVFDYTPSNLNQNLAKTPLTIKILGYSELQFILAELALKGIVSGDPKTFYENGVKASVEQWESTMPATYLAQPLVAYDGTLERIMMQKYIALFFVDQQAWYEYRRTGFPKLQNNGGLLNNAQMPSRFMYTPNSKLLNSENYNAAVQSMGGDDINTKVWWDK; from the coding sequence ATGAAAAAAAATATAGTTAAAATTCTTCTTGCGGCTGCGCTGCTTAATGCCGCCTACTCCTGCACCAGAGATTTCGAGGAGCTGAACCTTGATACATCAAAAGTTCTGGAGGTACAATCAGGGCAGCTTTTGAATCCTGCGCTATTTGAAATGGCAAGTCAGGCGTACTTGCGTGCAAATGATTTTACTTTCGATGTGATGCAGTATTCCCTTGATTTTCCGAATGAGGGAAATACTTACAGCAGATATTACCTTACTGAAAATTCCGGAGTTGGTTACTGGAATCATTCTTACAAATGGCTGAAGCAAATTCGTGAAATGCTGATTCTTGCAGAAAAGGAAGGCGACAACAATAATAAAGCGGTTGCGTTGGTGCTGCAGTCTTGGGGGTATGCCAACCTTACGGACAGTTTTGGCGATATTCCTTTCACTGAGGCCAATGCTCTTGATGAGGAAATTAGAAAGCCAAAATTCGACAAACAGAAGGATGTTTATTTAAAATTATTAAATGATCTGGATGCGGCGAATAAACTTTTCAATACTGCAGAAAAGCTGAAAGGGCACGACCAGCTTTACAGCGCAGAAACAGATGCTGCCGGGATCCTGAAATGGAAGAAATTCTGCAACACTTTATCATTAAGGCTTTTGTTAAGAATTTTGGACAGAGACGGTGAAATTGATGTAAAAAACAGAATAAAAAGAATTGTAAACAATCCTGCCGAATACCCGATTTTCCAAAACAATACAGAGAGCGCTTTTGTGAAGGCAAGCGGTACAGCGCCATTTGACGCACCCATTGCAAGGCCGCAGGATTTCACAACGGGAAGGGCTGCAGCAGATTTTTTTGTGAGATACCTCAATGATACCAAGGATCCGCGTCTTTCAAAATTCTTCTCCAAAGCAAGAGATTTAAATAACAAAGACATAGGTTACAAAGGAATTCCGTCCGGTTACAAAGCTGGAACTGTTTTCGATTATACACCTTCCAACTTAAATCAGAATTTGGCCAAAACTCCTTTAACGATCAAGATTCTTGGTTATTCGGAGCTGCAGTTTATCCTTGCAGAGCTTGCTTTGAAAGGAATTGTTTCCGGCGATCCCAAAACTTTTTATGAAAACGGCGTGAAAGCCTCTGTGGAGCAATGGGAGTCTACAATGCCGGCGACATATTTAGCACAGCCTTTAGTAGCATATGACGGGACATTAGAGCGTATCATGATGCAGAAATATATCGCTTTGTTCTTTGTGGATCAGCAGGCGTGGTATGAGTACCGCAGAACCGGTTTCCCAAAACTGCAGAATAACGGCGGCCTTCTGAATAATGCTCAAATGCCTTCCAGGTTTATGTACACTCCTAACAGCAAACTTCTCAACTCAGAGAACTATAATGCAGCAGTGCAAAGTATGGGTGGTGATGACATTAATACTAAAGTTTGGTGGGATAAATAG
- a CDS encoding SusC/RagA family TonB-linked outer membrane protein: MKRKLQTIITLVLTGTVAVEMAAQSRLDTIKERKIDEVVVTALGIKREQKALGFSAKKVDEETFEKAQYNNWATAMEGKVAGLKVLTASAGPLETARIKLRGETSMSASDNFALIVIDGIPVDQTLTKGTGSAAYGAGAGGDLPVDYGNILNAINPEDIESVTVLKGASAAALYGERGANGAIMITTKSGKGKNGKLIVGYNSNSSFESVLKWPDWQYEYGQGTQTRDKSGRYYYSYGASEDGVNTGSTSSAFGPRFEGQYYFQYDPEVEGQSPERRLWKPYKDNVKGFFNVGTTFSNSISLEAGWRKFNFRTNLNYTDNDWIVPNTGFERFTANNSFGFNFNKLKATAKFIFSNTHSDNLPATGYNNQSLNYFMIFQNPNIDLAWYRPIWKKGKYQEDQIHPFSSFIDNPYMIAYEMTNAINKNNMLGGITLNYQFNNNFEIMLRSGAEYTVEDRAQKRPWSSANYREGYYSEQHINDRVFNNDLLLSYNREFKDLNFKISAGGSMRDTRSETERTNAVGLIEPGIYTFENAKALQVKPTKPYNYKVNSMYGLINLEYLKAIFLDITARNDWTSTLPRKNWSFFYPSVSTSVILSDLMDLNKGDLLKLRASYARSGFGTSPYRLTKYYSPSDYEDSYTMDALLFNADLKPKINTNLEAGLDVAVLKNRLNFNFTFYNNYTENEVFGIPVLVESGYSRKLINSGKVRNRGVELELAGFPFKSKAFTWRIAANWSANKNKVISIPDEFKDEPLGYNYSSVGGAVYFNAVVGGSLGDMYGYNLVRDPLGNVVWGSDGLTAKSTQMAKIGNAFPLWKAGIENSFQIKNVRIQFSFDGQYKGIVYSQTHHKMTEQGKLAHTLKYRDSEDGMMVGEGVVQNADGSYSPNTTRILVSKYYSDYYRRANVETNSFDASYIKLRDARIGYVFPKTITESMKLREMSISLYGKNLWMWTKFPIFDPEAATLDDSDITPGVDIGALPSTRTVGLNFNVKF; this comes from the coding sequence GTGAAAAGGAAATTACAGACCATTATTACATTGGTATTGACGGGCACTGTTGCGGTGGAAATGGCAGCGCAAAGCAGACTTGATACCATAAAGGAAAGAAAAATCGATGAAGTGGTGGTAACTGCTTTGGGGATTAAGAGGGAGCAAAAAGCGCTGGGCTTCTCCGCCAAAAAAGTAGATGAAGAAACCTTCGAAAAAGCTCAGTACAACAACTGGGCGACGGCTATGGAAGGCAAAGTTGCCGGCTTGAAAGTGCTTACGGCTTCTGCCGGGCCTCTGGAAACTGCAAGGATAAAACTTAGGGGGGAAACCTCAATGAGTGCCAGCGACAATTTTGCCCTAATCGTAATCGACGGTATCCCTGTAGACCAAACGCTTACCAAAGGTACGGGTTCTGCAGCTTATGGTGCGGGCGCAGGCGGAGATTTACCGGTGGATTACGGCAATATTCTGAACGCTATAAATCCAGAAGACATAGAATCTGTAACCGTGCTGAAAGGCGCTTCCGCAGCAGCTTTATATGGTGAAAGAGGTGCAAATGGCGCCATCATGATCACCACGAAATCGGGAAAAGGTAAAAACGGTAAGCTGATCGTTGGTTATAATTCCAATTCAAGTTTTGAAAGTGTTTTAAAATGGCCGGACTGGCAGTACGAATACGGACAGGGAACGCAGACACGCGACAAAAGCGGCAGATATTATTATTCTTACGGTGCCTCTGAAGATGGTGTAAATACCGGAAGTACGAGTAGTGCGTTCGGGCCGAGATTCGAAGGGCAGTATTATTTTCAGTACGATCCGGAAGTGGAAGGACAAAGCCCCGAAAGAAGGCTCTGGAAGCCATATAAAGATAATGTGAAGGGATTCTTCAACGTGGGAACTACTTTCAGCAACTCCATTTCATTGGAAGCTGGCTGGCGGAAATTCAATTTTAGAACCAACCTGAATTATACGGATAATGACTGGATCGTTCCCAATACAGGCTTTGAAAGGTTTACGGCAAATAATTCCTTCGGCTTTAATTTCAATAAACTTAAGGCTACTGCCAAATTCATCTTCTCCAATACCCACAGTGATAATTTACCGGCAACAGGTTACAACAACCAGTCGCTCAATTATTTTATGATTTTCCAGAATCCGAATATTGATCTGGCGTGGTACCGCCCGATCTGGAAAAAAGGAAAATATCAGGAAGATCAGATACACCCTTTCAGTTCATTCATCGATAATCCGTACATGATTGCCTATGAAATGACCAATGCCATCAACAAAAACAACATGTTAGGCGGCATTACCCTGAATTATCAGTTCAATAATAATTTCGAGATTATGCTTCGTTCCGGTGCAGAATATACGGTAGAAGACCGCGCACAGAAAAGACCCTGGAGCAGCGCCAACTACCGGGAAGGTTACTACTCTGAGCAGCACATCAACGACAGGGTTTTTAATAATGATTTACTGCTTTCATACAATAGAGAATTTAAAGATCTGAATTTTAAAATTTCTGCCGGAGGAAGTATGAGAGATACCAGATCTGAAACTGAACGTACAAACGCTGTGGGACTTATAGAGCCAGGAATCTATACTTTCGAAAATGCAAAAGCCCTGCAGGTAAAGCCGACCAAGCCGTATAATTATAAAGTGAACAGTATGTACGGGCTTATCAATTTAGAATATCTTAAAGCCATATTTTTAGATATAACTGCAAGAAACGACTGGACCAGTACTTTGCCGAGAAAAAACTGGTCGTTCTTTTATCCTTCTGTGAGTACAAGCGTCATTCTCTCAGATTTGATGGATCTGAATAAGGGGGATTTGCTGAAGCTGAGGGCGTCTTATGCAAGATCAGGATTCGGAACTTCGCCTTACCGTTTGACAAAATATTATAGTCCGTCAGATTACGAGGATTCCTATACGATGGATGCCTTACTTTTCAATGCTGATCTAAAACCGAAAATCAACACGAATCTCGAAGCAGGTTTAGATGTGGCGGTATTGAAAAACAGGTTGAATTTCAATTTCACGTTCTATAATAATTATACTGAAAACGAAGTTTTTGGAATCCCGGTTTTGGTAGAGTCTGGTTACTCCAGGAAGCTGATCAACAGTGGAAAAGTTAGAAACAGAGGGGTAGAGCTGGAACTGGCAGGCTTCCCCTTCAAATCAAAAGCGTTCACATGGCGTATCGCGGCAAACTGGTCTGCCAACAAAAATAAAGTGATATCAATCCCGGATGAATTTAAAGATGAGCCTCTTGGCTATAACTACAGCAGCGTAGGCGGCGCGGTGTATTTTAATGCCGTAGTTGGCGGTTCACTTGGGGATATGTATGGCTATAATCTGGTGCGTGATCCTCTGGGAAATGTGGTTTGGGGTTCTGACGGGCTTACCGCAAAATCTACTCAGATGGCGAAGATCGGTAATGCCTTTCCGCTTTGGAAAGCCGGTATCGAAAACAGTTTCCAGATCAAAAATGTAAGAATCCAGTTTTCCTTTGACGGGCAGTACAAAGGCATCGTATACTCCCAAACTCACCACAAGATGACCGAACAGGGGAAACTCGCCCATACCCTGAAATACCGTGACAGTGAAGACGGAATGATGGTCGGCGAAGGGGTGGTACAGAATGCAGATGGCTCTTACTCGCCGAATACGACCAGAATTCTGGTAAGTAAATATTACTCAGATTACTACAGGAGAGCCAATGTGGAGACCAATTCCTTCGATGCTTCCTATATCAAACTTAGGGACGCACGAATAGGATATGTATTCCCGAAAACCATCACCGAGTCTATGAAACTGAGGGAGATGAGTATTTCTCTTTACGGAAAAAACCTTTGGATGTGGACCAAGTTCCCAATTTTTGACCCAGAAGCAGCAACTCTTGATGATTCCGACATTACACCGGGTGTGGATATTGGCGCGCTTCCTTCTACCAGAACTGTAGGCTTAAATTTCAATGTAAAATTCTAA
- the ligA gene encoding NAD-dependent DNA ligase LigA — protein sequence MPENIQQKIEQLREELHQHNYSYYVLDDPDISDFEFDAKLKELQELEQNHPEFYDSNSPTLRVGGGITKNFPTVHHQFRMYSLDNSYDFNDLADWEKRIQKAIAEPVEFVAELKYDGASISILYENGKLKEAVTRGDGFQGDEITANVRTISDIPLTLKGDFPERFFMRGEIYLTRKNFDKINAAREEEGLDPFMNPRNTASGSLKIQDSAEVRKRGLSAVLYQFVAENLPAETHWELLENAKSWGFRTSAQSKLCRTMDDVKAFIEYWDTERHNLPFEIDGIVLKVNSLKQQQQLGYTAKAPRWAMAYKFKAEKVETELQAVTYQVGRTGAITPVANLKPVLLAGTVVKRASLHNEDIIKKLDLHENDFVFVEKGGEIIPKIVGVNTEKRNPANPEIQYIKNCPECGTELVKPEDQAIHFCPNEMHCPPQVMGKMIHYVSRKALNIESLGQETIAQLYREKLIENPADFYVLTKEQLLPLERMADKSAQNIIDGIEKSKEIPFEKVLFGIGIKHVGETVAKKLVKNFTTIDDLKNATLEELCQVEDIGEKIAYSIVDFFKNQENNLMVERLKSYGVQLEKGESANEVLSHVLEGKTFLFTGKLSLFTRDAAEEMVEKHGGKNISAVSKNLNYLVVGEKAGSKLKKAQDIGTITILDEQQFLDLIGNKK from the coding sequence ATGCCCGAAAACATTCAGCAAAAAATAGAGCAACTGCGCGAGGAGCTGCATCAGCATAATTACAGTTACTATGTTCTGGATGATCCTGACATTTCAGATTTTGAATTTGATGCGAAGCTGAAAGAACTTCAGGAACTTGAACAAAATCACCCTGAATTTTACGACAGCAACTCTCCTACTTTGCGTGTTGGCGGAGGCATTACCAAGAATTTCCCAACAGTTCATCATCAGTTCCGGATGTATTCCCTTGATAATTCTTATGATTTTAATGATCTGGCGGATTGGGAAAAGCGCATACAAAAAGCTATTGCTGAACCCGTAGAATTTGTTGCTGAACTAAAGTACGACGGCGCTTCCATCTCGATTCTGTATGAAAACGGAAAACTTAAAGAAGCGGTAACGCGTGGCGATGGGTTTCAAGGGGATGAAATTACCGCAAATGTCCGCACCATCTCTGATATACCGTTGACTTTGAAAGGCGATTTTCCCGAACGGTTCTTTATGCGTGGTGAAATTTACCTTACGCGGAAAAACTTCGACAAAATCAATGCAGCGCGAGAAGAAGAAGGCCTGGATCCGTTTATGAATCCAAGAAACACCGCTTCCGGAAGTTTGAAAATCCAGGACAGTGCGGAAGTTCGAAAACGGGGACTTTCCGCGGTTCTTTATCAGTTTGTGGCAGAAAATCTTCCGGCGGAAACCCACTGGGAACTTCTTGAAAATGCAAAATCGTGGGGGTTCCGCACTTCGGCCCAATCGAAACTTTGCCGCACTATGGATGACGTAAAAGCATTTATTGAATATTGGGATACTGAAAGGCATAATTTGCCTTTTGAAATTGACGGGATTGTCCTAAAAGTGAATTCCCTGAAACAGCAGCAGCAGCTTGGTTACACGGCGAAGGCACCGCGCTGGGCGATGGCCTATAAATTCAAGGCTGAAAAAGTGGAAACCGAACTGCAGGCGGTGACTTACCAGGTCGGCAGAACCGGCGCCATTACTCCGGTTGCCAATCTGAAACCCGTACTTTTAGCCGGAACCGTGGTGAAACGCGCTTCCCTGCACAATGAAGACATCATCAAAAAACTCGATCTGCACGAAAATGATTTTGTATTCGTAGAAAAAGGCGGCGAGATCATCCCGAAAATCGTTGGGGTAAACACGGAAAAAAGAAACCCTGCCAATCCTGAAATACAATATATCAAAAACTGTCCGGAATGCGGAACAGAACTGGTAAAACCCGAAGACCAGGCCATTCATTTTTGCCCGAACGAAATGCACTGTCCGCCACAGGTTATGGGCAAAATGATTCATTACGTCTCCCGGAAAGCCCTGAACATCGAAAGTCTGGGCCAGGAAACCATTGCCCAACTCTACCGCGAAAAACTGATTGAAAATCCTGCTGATTTTTATGTTTTGACGAAGGAACAACTTCTGCCATTAGAGCGAATGGCTGACAAATCCGCACAAAATATTATTGACGGCATTGAAAAATCGAAAGAAATTCCTTTTGAAAAAGTGCTGTTCGGGATCGGCATCAAACACGTAGGGGAAACCGTTGCCAAAAAATTGGTAAAAAATTTTACTACAATTGACGACTTGAAAAATGCGACGCTGGAAGAACTTTGTCAGGTAGAGGATATTGGAGAAAAAATCGCTTATTCGATTGTTGATTTCTTCAAAAATCAGGAAAACAACCTCATGGTTGAAAGACTGAAATCTTATGGTGTACAATTAGAAAAAGGTGAATCTGCCAACGAAGTCCTAAGCCATGTCCTGGAAGGCAAAACTTTCCTCTTCACCGGGAAACTGTCGCTTTTCACGCGGGATGCTGCTGAGGAAATGGTAGAAAAACACGGCGGCAAAAATATCTCAGCAGTTTCCAAGAACCTGAATTACCTGGTGGTTGGTGAAAAAGCCGGCAGTAAACTAAAAAAAGCCCAGGACATCGGAACGATTACGATTCTGGATGAGCAGCAGTTTTTGGATTTGATTGGTAACAAAAAATAA